A single region of the Pseudomonas solani genome encodes:
- the cobJ gene encoding precorrin-3B C(17)-methyltransferase — MDARKAPAILLLGQGGLPVARRIQALYPQARVLGLAGRVAGADETCAEFGETLRGLYRDDRPIIALCAAGILIRSLASQLASKGAEPPVLAVAEDGSAVVPLLGGLGGVNRMAREIAAQLEVAPAITTSGELRFGTCLLEPPPGYALADIEQGKRFVSDLLGGEPVRVEGEAPWLESANLPLAEQAQRVIHITAEQRPDAADELLIHPRVVAARLDEAADAGAVRQALATAGLASGALACLLAAPERMTDATLAACADELGVPLRFVVNEQALPPLHQHLSGIRLYRAERPLDVERIGQRRGRLTVVGLGPGAAEFMVPATRRALDEAEDLLGYETYIRMAGPFRPEQVLHCTDNREELQRARHAFELAASGRRVVVVSSGDPGVFAMAAAVLEALDDNRDPHWQRVELQVFPGVSAALATAAKAGAPLGHDFCLISLSDNLKPWEVIEQRLDHAGAADLAMAFYNPISKARPWQLARALEIVARHRRPETVVVLGRDIGRPAEALTLTSLGELRPEQVDMRTLVIIGSSLTRRIPRPDGQDWVYTPRWYR; from the coding sequence ATGGACGCACGCAAGGCCCCGGCCATCCTGCTGCTCGGCCAGGGCGGCCTGCCCGTCGCCCGGCGCATCCAGGCGCTTTATCCACAGGCCCGCGTGCTCGGCCTGGCCGGGCGCGTGGCAGGCGCCGACGAAACCTGCGCCGAATTCGGCGAGACCCTGCGCGGGCTCTACCGCGACGACAGGCCGATCATCGCCCTGTGCGCCGCCGGCATCCTTATCCGCAGCCTCGCTTCGCAACTGGCCAGCAAGGGCGCCGAGCCGCCGGTGCTGGCCGTGGCCGAGGACGGCAGCGCGGTGGTGCCGCTGCTGGGCGGGCTCGGCGGGGTCAACCGCATGGCCCGCGAGATCGCCGCGCAACTGGAGGTGGCCCCGGCCATCACCACCAGCGGCGAACTGCGTTTCGGCACCTGCCTGCTGGAGCCGCCGCCGGGCTATGCCCTGGCCGATATCGAGCAGGGCAAGCGCTTCGTCTCCGACCTGCTGGGTGGCGAGCCCGTCCGCGTCGAGGGCGAGGCGCCCTGGCTGGAGAGCGCCAACCTGCCCCTGGCGGAGCAGGCGCAGCGGGTTATCCACATCACTGCCGAGCAACGTCCCGATGCCGCTGACGAGCTGCTGATCCACCCCCGCGTGGTGGCTGCGCGCCTCGACGAGGCAGCGGACGCCGGTGCCGTGCGCCAGGCCCTGGCAACCGCCGGGCTGGCCAGCGGCGCCCTCGCCTGCCTGCTGGCCGCCCCCGAACGCATGACCGACGCCACGCTGGCCGCCTGCGCCGACGAACTCGGCGTGCCATTGCGCTTCGTGGTCAACGAACAGGCACTGCCGCCCCTGCACCAGCACCTTTCCGGCATCCGCCTGTACCGCGCGGAGCGGCCGCTGGATGTGGAGCGCATCGGCCAGCGCCGTGGCCGCCTGACGGTGGTAGGCCTGGGCCCGGGCGCCGCAGAGTTCATGGTCCCGGCCACGCGTCGCGCCCTGGACGAGGCCGAGGACCTGCTGGGCTACGAGACCTACATCCGCATGGCCGGGCCCTTCCGCCCGGAGCAGGTGCTGCACTGCACCGACAACCGCGAGGAGCTGCAACGCGCCCGCCACGCCTTCGAGCTGGCGGCCAGCGGGCGCCGGGTGGTGGTGGTGTCCTCGGGTGATCCTGGGGTGTTCGCCATGGCCGCCGCCGTGCTCGAAGCCCTGGACGACAACCGCGACCCGCACTGGCAACGGGTGGAGCTGCAGGTGTTCCCCGGCGTCTCCGCCGCCCTGGCCACTGCCGCCAAGGCCGGTGCGCCCCTGGGCCACGACTTCTGCCTGATCTCGCTCTCGGACAACCTCAAGCCCTGGGAGGTGATCGAGCAGCGCCTCGACCACGCCGGCGCCGCCGACCTGGCCATGGCCTTCTACAACCCCATTTCCAAGGCCCGCCCCTGGCAGCTGGCCCGCGCGCTGGAAATCGTCGCCCGCCACCGCCGCCCGGAAACCGTGGTCGTCCTGGGCCGCGACATCGGCCGCCCGGCCGAGGCGCTGACGCTCACCAGCCTCGGCGAGCTGCGCCCGGAACAGGTGGACATGCGCACCCTGGTGATCATCGGTTCGTCACTGACCCGGCGCATTCCCCGCCCCGACGGCCAGGACTGGGTGTACACCCCGCGCTGGTATCGCTGA
- a CDS encoding sigma-70 family RNA polymerase sigma factor, giving the protein MSSPHLSVQRLYSDHHGWLKNWLRGRLGNAADAADLAQDTFLRLLARREQLEIATPRAFLRTVARGLVIDHWRREELERAYLESLAHLPEAQTPSLEEREQILELLERIARMLDGLKPKVRTAFLLAQCEGLTHVQVAERMGISLRSVERHVADALFHCYQLRFAE; this is encoded by the coding sequence ATGTCGTCTCCCCATCTCAGTGTGCAACGCCTCTACAGCGACCATCACGGCTGGCTGAAGAACTGGCTGCGCGGCCGCCTCGGCAACGCCGCCGATGCCGCCGACCTGGCCCAGGACACCTTCCTGCGCCTGCTCGCCCGCCGCGAGCAGCTGGAGATCGCCACGCCGCGCGCCTTCCTGCGCACCGTCGCGCGGGGGCTGGTGATCGACCACTGGCGCCGCGAGGAACTGGAGCGGGCCTACCTGGAATCCCTCGCCCACCTGCCGGAGGCGCAGACGCCGAGCCTGGAGGAACGCGAGCAGATCCTCGAGTTGCTGGAACGCATCGCGCGCATGCTCGATGGCCTGAAGCCGAAGGTGCGCACCGCCTTCCTGTTGGCCCAGTGCGAGGGGCTGACCCATGTGCAGGTGGCCGAGCGCATGGGCATCTCCCTGCGTTCGGTGGAGCGCCATGTCGCCGACGCCCTGTTCCATTGCTACCAGCTGCGCTTCGCCGAATGA
- a CDS encoding precorrin-2 C(20)-methyltransferase encodes MGAQEHSGKGRLIGLGVGPGDPELITLKALRLLQSAPVVGYFVAKAKANLGQGGNAFGIIEQHLVESQLRMPLVYPVTTEKLEPPLSYEDVISDFYDTAAQQVAQHLDAGRDVAVICEGDPFFYGSYMYLHDRLAERYEAEVVPGVCSMLGSAAVLGVPLVYRNQSLSVLSGVLPEAELKARLADAEAAVVMKLGRNFDKVRRVLGELGLDGRAHYVERATMGNQRILPLHEVDPMASPYFSMILVPGQKWRG; translated from the coding sequence ATGGGTGCGCAGGAACATTCCGGCAAAGGCCGGCTGATCGGCCTGGGCGTGGGCCCCGGCGACCCCGAACTCATCACCCTCAAGGCCCTGCGCCTGCTGCAGTCGGCCCCAGTAGTCGGCTACTTCGTGGCCAAGGCGAAGGCCAACCTGGGCCAGGGCGGCAATGCCTTCGGCATCATCGAGCAGCACCTGGTGGAGTCGCAGCTGCGCATGCCCCTGGTCTACCCGGTGACCACCGAAAAGCTGGAGCCGCCGCTCTCCTACGAGGATGTGATCAGCGACTTCTACGACACCGCCGCCCAGCAGGTGGCCCAGCACCTGGACGCCGGCCGCGACGTGGCGGTGATCTGCGAGGGCGACCCGTTCTTCTACGGCTCCTACATGTACCTGCACGACCGCCTGGCCGAGCGCTACGAGGCCGAAGTGGTGCCGGGCGTGTGCTCCATGCTGGGCAGCGCCGCGGTGCTCGGCGTGCCGCTGGTGTACCGCAACCAGAGCCTTTCGGTGCTCTCCGGCGTGCTGCCGGAAGCGGAGCTGAAGGCGCGCCTGGCGGACGCCGAGGCGGCAGTGGTGATGAAGCTCGGCCGCAACTTCGACAAGGTGCGCCGGGTGCTCGGCGAGCTGGGCCTGGATGGCCGCGCCCATTACGTGGAGCGCGCCACCATGGGCAACCAGCGCATCCTGCCGCTGCACGAGGTGGACCCGATGGCCTCGCCCTACTTCTCCATGATCCTGGTCCCCGGCCAGAAGTGGAGAGGGTGA
- a CDS encoding precorrin-8X methylmutase — protein MIDYIRDGQEIYRHSFSIIRAEADLSAIPPDLEKLAVRVIHACGMVDVVQDLRFSPGAGAAGRAAIAAGAPILCDARMVAEGVTRARLPADNKVICTLNDAGVPELARELGNTRSAVALEHWREHLEGSVVVIGNAPTALFYLLEMLDAGAPKPALILGFPVGFVGAAESKDMLAADSRGVPYVIVRGRRGGSAMAAAAINALATEVE, from the coding sequence ATGATCGATTACATCCGCGATGGTCAGGAGATCTATCGCCACTCCTTCTCCATCATCCGCGCCGAGGCGGACCTCTCCGCCATCCCGCCGGACCTGGAGAAGCTCGCCGTGCGCGTGATCCACGCCTGCGGCATGGTCGACGTGGTGCAGGACCTGCGCTTCTCCCCCGGTGCCGGAGCCGCCGGCCGCGCCGCCATCGCCGCTGGCGCGCCGATTCTCTGTGATGCACGCATGGTGGCCGAGGGCGTGACCCGCGCGCGCCTGCCGGCGGACAACAAGGTCATCTGCACCCTCAACGATGCCGGCGTGCCGGAGCTGGCCCGCGAGCTGGGCAATACCCGTTCGGCGGTGGCACTGGAGCATTGGCGCGAACACCTGGAAGGCAGCGTGGTGGTGATCGGCAACGCACCCACCGCGCTCTTCTACCTGCTGGAGATGCTCGATGCCGGCGCGCCGAAGCCGGCGCTGATCCTCGGCTTCCCGGTGGGCTTCGTCGGTGCGGCGGAATCCAAGGACATGCTCGCCGCCGACAGCCGTGGCGTGCCCTACGTGATCGTGCGTGGTCGTCGTGGCGGCAGCGCCATGGCGGCGGCGGCGATCAACGCCCTGGCCACGGAGGTGGAGTGA
- a CDS encoding FecR domain-containing protein, whose protein sequence is MSASSQADAQVVRQAIHWLVRLRSASGDAELQRACEHWRAAHQDHEQAWQRVQVLDDELSSSLKAVPGAGTVMETLETSAQRLRRRQALKLLSAAMVSGSALWLARDLTPWPRLTADYGTAVGERRHVALADGTQLHLNTDSAVDVRFDEQQRLLLLDRGEILVDSGPDATTGLPRPLRVRTRHGLLESLGGRFVVRQEQASTRLSVAEGAVSIAPLAGTGALVARAGQRFDINEYAARPLEAADMDAAAWADGLIVTRGMRLADFLAEVSRYRNGRLACSEAIADLRLSGVYRLDDTDKLLELLTRTLPVEVQYRTRWWVTVQARA, encoded by the coding sequence ATGAGCGCCTCATCCCAGGCCGATGCGCAGGTGGTGCGCCAGGCCATCCACTGGCTGGTGCGCTTGCGCTCCGCCAGCGGTGATGCCGAGCTGCAGCGCGCCTGCGAGCACTGGCGCGCCGCCCACCAGGACCACGAACAGGCCTGGCAGCGCGTGCAGGTGCTGGACGACGAACTGTCCAGCTCGCTGAAAGCCGTGCCCGGCGCCGGCACCGTGATGGAGACCCTGGAAACCTCGGCCCAGCGCCTGCGTCGCCGCCAGGCCCTGAAGCTGCTGTCGGCAGCCATGGTCAGCGGTTCCGCGCTGTGGCTGGCCCGCGACCTGACGCCCTGGCCGCGCCTGACCGCCGATTACGGCACCGCCGTTGGTGAACGCCGCCACGTGGCGCTGGCCGATGGCACGCAACTGCACCTGAACACCGACAGCGCAGTGGATGTACGTTTCGACGAGCAGCAGCGCCTGCTGCTGTTGGACCGTGGCGAGATCCTCGTTGACAGCGGCCCTGATGCCACGACGGGCCTCCCCCGCCCCCTGCGCGTGCGCACCCGCCATGGCCTGCTGGAGAGCCTGGGTGGCCGCTTCGTGGTGCGCCAGGAGCAGGCCTCCACCCGCCTGAGCGTCGCCGAAGGTGCCGTGAGCATCGCCCCATTGGCCGGCACCGGCGCCCTGGTCGCTCGCGCCGGACAACGCTTCGATATCAACGAATACGCCGCGCGCCCGCTGGAAGCAGCGGACATGGACGCAGCCGCCTGGGCCGATGGGCTGATCGTCACCCGTGGCATGCGCCTGGCCGACTTCCTCGCCGAAGTCTCGCGCTACCGCAACGGCCGCCTGGCATGCAGCGAGGCCATCGCCGACCTGCGCCTCTCAGGCGTGTACCGCCTGGACGACACCGACAAGCTGCTGGAGCTGCTGACCCGCACGCTGCCGGTGGAGGTGCAATACCGCACCCGCTGGTGGGTGACGGTACAGGCCAGGGCCTGA
- a CDS encoding TonB-dependent siderophore receptor, producing the protein MTAPRASRLALAVRGALLSAALAAPLLGAPAFAEEATASASRSYAIPAGPLDEVLNRFAREAGINLSATPEQTRGLQSPGLSGIWSVEGALGQLLGGTPLQAESLGDGSYVLREVKTQGALEVPSTQVFALGNALGSEEGYLATHSQIATKTSKALLETSQTVSVVTHEQIEDQGSKTVQQAIRYTPGIFTGQVGASNRYDYIVMRGFADNSVDNVYLDGLKTMGDSGTYSSLQVDPYFLERIDVLKGPSSVLYGRSLPGGLVALTSKKPLYEDYHQVQATVGNMGQKGAGFDFSGPLDEDKRIAYRVVGLGEGSDTQFDHIKEERYAIAPTLSIDFSEDTSLTLQSYLQHDPNGGYHGGVPAEGTLYQRSGQRIGRDFFDGEPSLEAFDRTQRMFGYQLEHRFDDVWTARQSFRYLSSDVSMQQAYAYGWASPTELNRYYTDATEDLKAYIVDNMVQAEFDTGALRHTLLMGLDYQNRKTNVEWGSAALAPIDAFNPVYGNDALVGYGQVEHDRRLEQTGLYLQDLIDLNQWRFSIGLREDWVEVSDKNLTAGSKSDERRSKFTGRLGALYLFDNGVAPYISYSESFNPNAYSDQAGKPLEPTEGTQWEAGMKFQPVGSDSLYTASLFHIVQQNVASKLPQQDWYTPVGEVRSQGLELEANTQVTKNLKVLASYTFTDITYSKSLDGTQGNTPNQAPRHMASIWGEYSFDAGALDGLRTGLGARYVGQSWADRANTLHVPSYTLIDALVGYDLGKVGLKGMDLSLNANNLLDEDYIASCYSLDFCYFGEQRNVTATLSYQF; encoded by the coding sequence ATGACCGCACCTCGCGCCTCCCGCCTCGCCCTTGCCGTACGCGGCGCCCTGCTTTCCGCCGCACTGGCCGCCCCGCTACTGGGCGCACCGGCCTTCGCCGAGGAGGCCACGGCCAGCGCCAGCCGCAGCTACGCCATCCCCGCCGGGCCGCTGGACGAGGTGCTCAACCGCTTCGCCCGTGAGGCCGGGATCAACCTCTCCGCCACCCCGGAGCAGACCCGTGGCCTGCAGTCCCCCGGCCTGAGCGGCATCTGGTCGGTGGAAGGCGCGCTGGGCCAGCTGCTGGGCGGCACGCCGCTGCAGGCCGAGAGCCTGGGCGATGGCAGCTATGTGCTGCGCGAGGTGAAGACCCAGGGCGCGCTGGAGGTGCCCTCCACCCAGGTGTTCGCCCTGGGTAACGCGCTGGGCAGCGAAGAGGGCTACCTGGCCACCCACAGCCAGATCGCCACCAAGACCAGCAAGGCGCTGCTGGAAACCTCGCAGACCGTCTCGGTGGTGACTCACGAGCAGATCGAGGACCAGGGCTCGAAGACGGTGCAGCAGGCGATCCGCTACACCCCCGGGATCTTCACCGGCCAGGTGGGCGCCTCGAACCGCTACGACTACATCGTCATGCGCGGCTTCGCCGACAACAGCGTGGACAACGTCTACCTCGACGGCCTGAAGACCATGGGCGACAGCGGCACCTACAGCTCGCTGCAGGTGGACCCGTACTTCCTCGAGCGCATCGACGTGCTCAAGGGCCCCTCCTCGGTGCTCTATGGCCGCAGCCTGCCGGGCGGCCTGGTGGCGCTGACCAGCAAGAAGCCGCTCTACGAGGACTACCACCAGGTGCAGGCCACCGTGGGCAACATGGGCCAGAAGGGCGCGGGCTTCGACTTCAGCGGTCCGCTGGACGAGGACAAGCGCATCGCCTATCGCGTGGTGGGCTTGGGCGAGGGGTCGGACACCCAGTTCGACCACATCAAGGAAGAGCGCTACGCCATCGCGCCGACCCTCTCCATCGACTTCAGCGAAGACACCAGCCTGACCCTGCAGAGCTACCTGCAGCACGACCCGAACGGCGGCTACCACGGCGGCGTACCGGCCGAGGGCACCCTTTACCAACGCAGCGGCCAGCGCATCGGCCGTGACTTCTTCGACGGCGAGCCGAGCCTGGAAGCCTTCGACCGCACCCAGCGCATGTTCGGCTATCAGCTGGAGCATCGCTTCGACGACGTCTGGACCGCGCGCCAGAGCTTCCGCTACCTCAGCTCCGACGTGAGCATGCAGCAGGCGTACGCCTATGGCTGGGCCTCGCCCACCGAGCTGAACCGCTACTACACCGATGCCACCGAGGACCTGAAGGCCTACATCGTCGACAACATGGTCCAGGCCGAATTCGACACCGGCGCCCTGCGTCACACCCTGCTGATGGGCCTGGACTACCAGAACCGCAAGACCAACGTGGAATGGGGCTCCGCCGCCCTCGCCCCGATCGACGCCTTCAACCCGGTGTACGGCAACGATGCGCTGGTGGGCTACGGCCAGGTGGAGCACGACCGCCGCCTGGAGCAGACCGGCCTCTACCTGCAGGACCTGATCGACCTGAACCAGTGGCGCTTCTCCATCGGCCTGCGCGAGGACTGGGTGGAGGTCTCGGACAAGAACCTGACCGCCGGCAGCAAGTCGGACGAGCGCCGCAGCAAGTTCACCGGCCGCCTCGGCGCGCTGTACCTGTTCGACAACGGCGTGGCACCGTACATCAGCTATTCCGAGTCCTTCAACCCCAACGCCTATTCGGACCAGGCCGGCAAGCCGCTGGAACCCACCGAGGGCACGCAGTGGGAAGCCGGGATGAAGTTCCAACCGGTGGGCAGCGACAGCCTGTACACCGCCTCGCTGTTCCACATCGTCCAGCAGAACGTCGCCTCCAAGCTGCCGCAGCAGGACTGGTACACCCCCGTGGGCGAGGTGCGCTCCCAGGGCCTGGAACTGGAAGCCAACACCCAGGTGACCAAAAACCTCAAAGTGCTGGCCAGCTACACCTTCACCGACATCACCTACTCCAAGTCGCTGGACGGCACCCAGGGCAACACGCCGAACCAGGCGCCGCGCCACATGGCCTCCATCTGGGGCGAGTACAGCTTCGACGCCGGCGCCCTGGACGGCCTGCGCACCGGCCTCGGTGCGCGCTACGTCGGCCAGAGCTGGGCGGACAGGGCTAACACCCTGCACGTGCCCTCCTACACCCTGATCGATGCGCTGGTGGGCTATGACCTGGGCAAGGTGGGGCTCAAGGGCATGGACCTCAGCCTGAACGCCAACAACCTGCTGGACGAGGACTACATCGCCTCCTGCTACAGCCTGGACTTCTGCTACTTCGGCGAGCAGCGCAACGTCACCGCCACCCTCAGCTACCAGTTCTGA